A region from the Lycium barbarum isolate Lr01 chromosome 8, ASM1917538v2, whole genome shotgun sequence genome encodes:
- the LOC132605176 gene encoding acyltransferase Pun1-like — MGSIAHPLVSIISEKLIKPSSPTSPTKRWHKLSLIDQAFSNSYIPFSLSYTKHQLNNINPTQISQLLEESLSKILSTYYLYAGRLKDNTKVDCNDMGAEFVQVQIDCPISQTLNWHNAAIEDLLFPQGLPWSNCEGRGLVVVQLSYFSCGGIAISMCISHKIGDGCSGYNLFRDWSEITRDPNFTKPSLHYVEQSVFPPPSSGPFIAPLFMSNKHDCVQRRYIFSNEKLLNLKNTVAAESEVQNPTRTEVVSALIFKCAVAAAKANSTFFQPPSMVQAVDLRAQIGLPPNAIGNLLTICPTSITNEENMTISKSVSQMRKSKELAYNRDNVNDNMFVALLLQLAKSKQEYHDNGPNAYQITSLVKFALHDIDFGWGKPTKVSIANGLNNKLAILMGNQSGGLDAFVTLSEQDMSVFERDPELLEFASLVPSC; from the coding sequence ATGGGCTCAATTGCACATCCACTTGTATCCATTATCTCTGAGAAGCTCATCAAGCCATCTTCCCCTACATCTCCTACTAAAAGATGGCACAAACTTTCTCTAATTGATCAAGCTTTCAGCAACTCTTACATTCCGTTTTCCCTTTCCTACACCAAACACCAACTAAACAATATCAATCCCACTCAAATATCTCAACTTCTTGAGGAATCTTTGTCCAAAATATTGTCCACTTATTATCTATATGCCGGAAGACTTAAAGATAATACTAAGGTTGATTGTAATGACATGGGGGCCGAATTCGTTCAAGTTCAAATAGATTGCCCTATATCACAAACTCTTAACTGGCACAATGCAGCTATAGAAGATTTGCTATTTCCTCAAGGTTTGCCTTGGTCGAATTGTGAAGGCCGTGGACTAGTTGTAGTTCAACTCAGCTATTTTAGTTGTGGAGGAATAGCTATCAGTATGTGTATATCACACAAGATTGGAGATGGATGTAGTGGTTACAATCTTTTTCGTGACTGGTCTGAGATAACTCGGGATCCGAATTTTACAAAACCATCGCTCCACTACGTTGAACAATCTGTTTTCCCTCCACCTTCAAGTGGACCTTTTATCGCCCCATTATTCATGTCAAACAAACATGATTGTGTCCAAAGAAGGTACATTTTCTCTAACGAGAAATTACTTAACCTTAAGAACACAGTTGCTGCCGAATCAGAAGTGCAAAATCCGACACGTACTGAAGTTGTGAGTGCGCTTATCTTTAAATGTGCTGTTGCTGCAGCAAAGGCAAACTCGACGTTTTTCCAACCACCATCAATGGTTCAAGCAGTTGATTTACGAGCACAAATTGGTTTGCCTCCAAATGCTATTGGAAATCTTCTAACCATATGTCCAACATCAATAACTAACGAAGAAAATATGACGATATCAAAGTCAGTCAGTCAAATGAGGAAATCAAAAGAGTTAGCTTACAACAGAGATAACGTCAACGACAACATGTTTGTGGCCTTATTACTCCAACTAGCTAAATCGAAACAGGAATATCATGACAATGGTCCTAATGCGTATCAAATTACTAGTTTGGTGAAATTTGCTCTTCATGATATCGATTTTGGATGGGGGAAGCCTACAAAGGTGAGCATAGCAAATGGACTAAATAACAAGTTGGCTATCTTGATGGGTAACCAAAGTGGTGGACTGGACGCATTCGTGACGCTCAGTGAACAAGATATGTCTGTGTTTGAGCGTGACCCTGAACTTCTTGAATTTGCTTCTTTAGTTCCAAGTTGTTAG